In the genome of Dyadobacter fermentans DSM 18053, the window TCGATCACGCGTAGCAGCAGGCGAATGCGATTCTCGAAGCTGCCGCCATATTCATCGGTGCGGTGGTTGCTGAGCGGCGACAGGAACTGGTGCAGCAGGTAACCGTGCGCGGCATGTATTTCGATCACTTTGAAACCGGCCTGCAAGGCACGTTTGGCGGCTTCGGTAAAATCGGAAACGACTTTTTCAATACCCGCTTCGTCTAGCGCAACCGGCTTGGGATAGGTATCCGAAAACGGAACATCGGAGGCCGAAACCGTTTGCCAGCCTCCCGCGCTCGCGGGCACTTCCGCCCGACCTTTCCACGGTACGGCCGTGCTGGCCTTCCTGCCCGCATGTGCGAGCTGCACACCCGGCACACACCCCTGCTCGCTGATAAACGCGGTAATTTGCGAAAGCATTTCAATATGCTCGTCCTTCCATATTCCGAGATCTTCGGGCGAAATGCGCCCCTCGGGCGACACGGCGGTGGCTTCGGAGATGATAAGCCCGGCGCCGCCTACGGCACGGCTCCCCAAATGAACCAGGTGCCAGTCGGTAGCAAAGCCGTCGATAGACGAATACTGGCACATAGGAGAAACAACGATCCGGTTTTTGAACTGGACACTTTTAATAGTAACAGGAGAAAATAGCTTTGACATATCGGAGACGTTAGATTTGGCTAATATAGAAACTATTCGCAAAGCCCGTCCGTTCCCGGCCGACGATCAAAGCAATGGCAGAAGGAGGGAAAGAATCTGATCACCGACGCGCATCAACCTGATCTTCCGGCAGATGCCAATTACCTTTTAAGAATTACCCGGTTGATTTCCGAACCATCTTTCATACGGATTTTGACGATGTACCTGCCCGTCATCAGCTTTTTGGCATCATGGAGGTGCGCAACGCTATCCGCACGGTAAACGATTCGCCCTGCCAGGTCTGAAACTGTAATTTCCTTCACATTTGACTCGTCAACCGACAGCCTCAATGACATTCGGTCGTCGATGGGATTAGGAAAAATAGTGATTTGCGCGTCAGCAAACTGCACGCGCCGGATTCGGCTGTATGCATAAGAGGAATCCGAATCCATCATTTTCAATCGATAGTACGATATGCCCGGCAGGGGAAGCGAATCGACAAAAAGATAGTTCGAGACCGTTTCACCTTCATTCCTGGCTACTACCTTATCAGTTACCTGCCAGTCGTGTCCGTCCGGACTTCGCATAATTTCGAACCAGGCACTGTTCGTCTCGTTGGCTGTCGTCCATGTTAGTACCGCTTTGCCCTCCGACGGGCGGGCATCGAAAGTCGCCAGCGTTACTGGCAATGCGCGGGGGTCGGTTTCAGCGAAACATAATGCATATTCTTCGAAAAGGTGGTTGGCCATCAGCACGGAGCGCGGCACAAATGCATCATCCTTTTCGAGCGTAGCATACAGGATATCATTTCCCAAGTGAGCAAAGGCATGTTTCGTAGTGTCGTTCTGAAACGTGAGCAGGTAGTCACCTTCCCAAAAGCCCTGGCAGTCAATGGGATTGAAGGAATTATTATCTCCAATGAGCGTCAGCAAATCCGGACAATTGCTCACATTTACGGTTGCTGAGGCGGTCGACGTCAAATCGGGCCGCCCGGGATAACTTCGCTCACAGGTTACCCTGTATTGACCTGCGGTGTAGACGTAAAATGTAAAACTCGTCTGATCACTCATCAGATAACCCTCCTGGGTTTCCAGCGAGCCGAGTTTTTCTATCAATAACGTTTGACGATAATCCTGCCCCGTAGCGGACACATTCACCGTTATAGGAAACGACTGATCCGTCCGAGTTTCGGTAAAAGGGAAACAATAGCTTTGGCTGAAATAAATGTTTGGTGTTGGCGGGATGGGAGCGGCGGGGCAGGAAGGGTCAGGCGTTAGGATTCCCTCGGCAATGCCCATGACTCGCCAGGGTAGAAGTTGAGGTGCTACATGAAATCCGTTGCGATCAGTGGCATGGCCATAAACTGCCGAAAAAGGCATTTGAATTGGTAGCACGTCATGGACGTTTAATATCTCTCGTTCGTCCTGTGTGTCCCGTGGTCCGGTGAAGTCAATTGAGCTAAAAGTTGGTACGAAACAAAAGTCAAATGTTTTTGTTGCCAAAAATTTCAACACCCTTACGCTTATTGAAGACTTACCACCCGGCAGAAAATCGTCATTCAGCAGGCTGTCATACTTTACATCCTTCATCACAAATGTGGGAAACTTGGGAGGTATCTGCGTGATAAACAGCCTTGCAATGGATTTCTCGTCATTCAAAGCATTGGTATGCACATCGAAATGCGTACTCCGCCTGAACCCGGGCAACCATCCCAGCATGATCCGGTCGCCATAGTTGAATTCGTCAAAAAGGCTCCGGTCTTCCGCCGTCAGACTGCCCTCTATCATCGCGATATTATCGCATGTTGCAGGATATCCGCCGTGCCCCATTGCAGTAAGGGCGTCCTGAGCCTGATTTGAATGCTATGAGGTCCCGTTGCAGCAAACGAGTGGGTGATTACCTGCTCTTTCAAAGCATAACTCTTGTAACTCTTTCCATCGCCAAAATCGATTTCCAGTCCAATCAGGGACGGCTTATTGGATACTAGCAGTGCTTCGCCGATTTTGAAGCTGGCCTCAGCCTGATACAATGTTTCCTGTAATACGGAGGCATCAAGGAAACGGATCTTCTCTGCTACCTTCCCGGATGCCCTATTCTCCGGCGCGTGTTCCCCTTCTATGTCCATTATGCCGATTGGAATGATATCGGCCTCGCTATTGCTCCTCTCCTGGTCCCGCATCATCGACCGCCAGTCGGGGAACCGGCTCATCACACGCGGATGCGCGCCTTTGCGCAGGCGGTCGTACAGACTGAGCCATGCTTCGGGGTTGGTTTGTACCGGTTTGTCGTCGGCATGCGCTTTTCGATAGTAATCCAATTCACCGGGGGCAAACTCGACGCGGTTGAGCAAAATGTCAATTTCAGAACTTGCGGAATCGCTGGCTTCCGCAAAAGATATAGTCGATTCTGGCTGGGTATTTCCATAAACTGTTTCGCATATGCCAAGCAATAATGCAGCTGCAAACAAACACTTTCCGGTAGATAAAATCTTGCTCATTGGCCAATCCATTCAGATGAAATCCAAATAAAATGGCATCGGAAGCCGCGCATTTAATCCGATGAGCAACCGGAAGGAATCAATAATCAACCGAAAAATAACGCTTGCCAACTAAGCAATAAACAGGGTTTACAATCTTTATCAGGGAACTTATTTGAATAATTTAAAATCAAAATTAGCCTTCCAACCCGCTACTACGCTGCAACAGTTTTTTATTTTCTTTCCA includes:
- a CDS encoding NADH:flavin oxidoreductase/NADH oxidase, producing the protein MSKLFSPVTIKSVQFKNRIVVSPMCQYSSIDGFATDWHLVHLGSRAVGGAGLIISEATAVSPEGRISPEDLGIWKDEHIEMLSQITAFISEQGCVPGVQLAHAGRKASTAVPWKGRAEVPASAGGWQTVSASDVPFSDTYPKPVALDEAGIEKVVSDFTEAAKRALQAGFKVIEIHAAHGYLLHQFLSPLSNHRTDEYGGSFENRIRLLLRVIEGIQTVWPADLPLFTRISATDWAEGGWNIDESVQLAAILKEKGIDLIDVSSGGLAAHQQITVGPAYQLPFASRIKRETGILTGTVGLITNSLQAETILVNGDADMIIMAREILRNPYFPLEAAHDLKENVAWPVQYERAKW
- a CDS encoding T9SS type A sorting domain-containing protein, whose product is MIEKLGSLETQEGYLMSDQTSFTFYVYTAGQYRVTCERSYPGRPDLTSTASATVNVSNCPDLLTLIGDNNSFNPIDCQGFWEGDYLLTFQNDTTKHAFAHLGNDILYATLEKDDAFVPRSVLMANHLFEEYALCFAETDPRALPVTLATFDARPSEGKAVLTWTTANETNSAWFEIMRSPDGHDWQVTDKVVARNEGETVSNYLFVDSLPLPGISYYRLKMMDSDSSYAYSRIRRVQFADAQITIFPNPIDDRMSLRLSVDESNVKEITVSDLAGRIVYRADSVAHLHDAKKLMTGRYIVKIRMKDGSEINRVILKR